The Methanofastidiosum sp. genomic sequence ATGTCAATCCATTTTTAGCTGGGGCTTTGGCAGTTGGTGTTATAATAAAGTCTGTTACAAACTATAAACTAGAGAGGGAAAACTAGGGGTAAGAAAAAATGACAAGCAAAAAAGTTGTTACTAAGAAAGGTATGATTTACAGAGTCATATTCATAGCCATTTTGATGGTCCTTGGTATCACATTAAATCTCTATAACATTGGCTCAAATGAGTTCTTTGGTCAGTCGACTGTGGGGAACTACCTCATCTACATCGGGTTTGTCATGATACTCGTGACATCAATAAGTTACTTTAAGAAGAGAGAAAAGATAATCGATGAAAGGATAGAGATGTTAAGGTATAAGGCCGGGACAATGACCTTTATGTTCTTTATCTTCGTTGCTTTTGTCATAATAATCCTTGATGGGATACAGCCGATTACGATGAGATACTCTCTATTCATAAGCTACATGGTGTGCGCAATACTAGTCTTCTATGTCATAGCATACAAGGTCTTAGAAAGGAAGTATTAATTGATAATGAGGACTATATGAAAACAAGGATAAGAGAGTACAGAAAAGAACAGAAGGTTACCCAAGAAGACCTTGCAGCTATGGTAGAGGTCACAAGGCAGACCATAAATTCTTTAGAGCAGGGGAGGTACAATCCTTCCCTGGAACTTGCATATAAGATCACTAAAGCTCTGAAAAAAGATAAGATAGAAGATGTTTTCATAATGGAATAGGTCTAATTAGTTAATTATTGTATAGATAGCCGTATTTACTGTTAATTCAACTTTTAATTATTTGAAAAGATTTAAATTGTCAAAAGTAACTTTAATATTAGATAATATGATACTCGCAAAATTTGAGATTTACTACGATGAAGATTATTGGTGTGCACGTGGTATAGGGGAGGATATTTTCACACAAGGAAAAACTCTTGACGAATTAATGAATAATCTTAAAGAAGCATGTGAATTACACTTTGAAGAAGAAATTGAAAAAGGAGAAGAAGTAAGAGTTCTATCTATCTCAGAATTAGAGGTGGCAACTGGTGTAAAAACAGCCGGTTGTTAATTCAAAGTCCCTTATAAGATTACTAAATAATCTTGGATATGAAGTCGTTCGCCAAAAAGGTAGCCAT encodes the following:
- a CDS encoding helix-turn-helix transcriptional regulator translates to MKTRIREYRKEQKVTQEDLAAMVEVTRQTINSLEQGRYNPSLELAYKITKALKKDKIEDVFIME
- a CDS encoding type II toxin-antitoxin system HicB family antitoxin, yielding MLAKFEIYYDEDYWCARGIGEDIFTQGKTLDELMNNLKEACELHFEEEIEKGEEVRVLSISELEVATGVKTAGC